In a single window of the Drosophila subpulchrella strain 33 F10 #4 breed RU33 chromosome X, RU_Dsub_v1.1 Primary Assembly, whole genome shotgun sequence genome:
- the LOC119558149 gene encoding probable RNA-binding protein CG14230, with amino-acid sequence MASTRFFLADLPDRTVEADLHSLFQDYGYVEHVDLKRKEQDGATKVIAFVTLQTDDAQYCVNELKWQKLHGEKLRVSLARESFLDRLKREREENERREQGEPADSEVFTEKSQLLAQSNQNKRRVFGEDEEIGDDEVSADLLITKKRAAHSIQNGRIVIQQEFDAKPLHVIEQHRKPAKQQPDTQVSQAEQKRKESLNKMRQGHQQKKSAIQQALSAISVDGGQAKRIKFSDAEEEEEAKPAQKSKKQKRDLFEGDEDEEEEEQVVLPQHKGKKGERLVEMQSKQSIDPRFRITSNFVDEEEEEGAEIEAPEDQKEPEESERKWQMNILEQVVGHKIDNNDGKPAKSKKMLRFDPAKEDHQKLMRQKQPKEEETPKTKTKDKEVSKNQDVPAPVSKTAFYMVTDTLKDSLNTRGGGFSLLDMFGSAPSEEVAKRQDQLEKLGQEKILVGKASASKLGLAPLNPFSYDSSDSEDEAKPPQEEHEPEVSKENQAQPVKQSKQKKSKIKLESFFIPKNDPRLKEGAKFFKSTKAEVDQADYDQVRNRLKLLISNKIAKTKKNLPSKNIKEYRNKKAKR; translated from the exons ATGGCCAGTACTCGGTTCTTCTTGGCTGATCTGCCGGACAGGACCGTGGAGGCGGATCTGCACAGCCTGTTCCAGGACTACGGCTATGTGGAGCATGTGGATCTGAAGCGGAAGGAGCAGGATGGGGCCACCAAGGTGATTGCCTTCGTCACCCTGCAAACGGACGATGCCCAGTACT GCGTGAACGAACTGAAATGGCAGAAGCTGCATGGCGAGAAGCTGCGTGTGTCCCTGGCCAGGGAGTCCTTTCTGGACCGACTGAAGCGGGAGCGCGAGGAGAACGAGCGGCGGGAGCAGGGCGAGCCAGCCGACAGCGAGGTGTTCACGGAGAAATCCCAGCTATTGGCCCAGAGCAACCAAAACAAGCGCAGGGTTTTCGGCGAGGACGAGGAGATCGGCGACGACGAGGTTTCTGCGGATCTGCTGATCACCAAGAAGCGCGCCGCCCACTCTATTCAAAACGGCCGG ATTGTCATACAGCAGGAGTTCGACGCTAAGCCGCTGCACGTCATCGAACAGCACCGCAAGCCAGCCAAACAGCAGCCGGACACCCAGGTCAGCCAGGCGGAGCAGAAGCGCAAGGAGTCGCTCAACAAGATGCGGCAGGGCCACCAGCAAAAGAAGTCCGCCATCCAGCAGGCGCTTTCTGCAATATCCGTGGACGGCGGCCAGGCCAAGAGGATCAAGTTCAGCGACGCCGAGGAAGAGGAGGAGGCCAAGCCCGCCCAGAAGTCCAAAAAGCAAAAACGCGATCTCTTCGAAGGCGACGAggatgaggaggaggaggagcaggtcGTCCTGCCGCAGCACAAGGGCAAGAAGGGCGAGCGTCTGGTGGAGATGCAAAGCAAACAGAGCATAGATCCCCGCTTTCGTATCACATCCAATTTTgtcgacgaggaggaggaggagggaGCGGAAATAGAAGCCCCTGAAGATCAGAAAGAGCCGGAGGAAAGTGAGCGCAAGTGGCAGATGAACATTCTGGAGCAGGTTGTGGGGCATAAGATTGACAATAATGACGGCAAGCCGGCGAAGAGCAAGAAGATGCTGCGTTTCGATCCGGCCAAGGAGGACCATCAGAAGCTAATGCGCCAAAAGCAGCCCAAGGAGGAGGAGACTCCCAAGACCAAGACCAAGGACAAGGAGGTTAGCAAAAATCAAGATGTCCCAGCCCCCGTCTCGAAAACGGCCTTCTACATGGTCACCGACACTCTAAAAGATTCCCTGAACACCCGCGGCGGGGGTTTCAGCCTGCTGGACATGTTTGGCAGCGCCCCAAGCGAGGAGGTGGCCAAGCGCCAGGACCAATTGGAGAAGCTGGGCCAGGAGAAGATCCTGGTGGGCAAGGCGTCCGCCAGCAAGCTCGGCCTGGCCCCGCTCAATCCGTTTTCCTACGACTCCTCCGACAGCGAGGATGAAGCCAAACCACCCCAAGAGGAGCACGAACCGGAGGTTAGCAAGGAAAACCAGGCACAGCCAGTGAAGCAGTCCAAACAGAAGAAGAGCAAAATCAAACTGGAGTCCTTCTTCATACCCAAAAACGACCCTCGGCTCAAGG AGGGCGCCAAGTTCTTCAAGTCCACTAAGGCGGAGGTGGATCAGGCCGACTACGACCAAGTGAGGAATCGCCTGAAGCTGCTGATCAGCAACAAGATCGCCAAGACCAAGAAGAACCTGCCCAGCAAGAACATCAAAGAGTACCGGAATAAAAAGGCAAAGCGCTAA
- the LOC119556270 gene encoding Golgi resident protein GCP60 encodes MASGTSGTSGGSGSSSGAAQMADTTAAPSAEKWGFPLTELYRLAFTFYKRNSGKAIHLSYEDNLKLIAFKQQAALGPFNTSRAPALGVLDVIGRDRQQHWQLLGEITREQAMEGFVDLLDTMCSAFRPYIEAVRQDRDETLRKELRLMELEKEARERQENAQQELLEEGYKEELQRRQLQDALNKQTYQQFKLYAEKQFPGNPEQQAVLIHQLQREHYHQYMQQLHLQNQNQLQMQNAEEKGQQEDNAPGNNNNSSTDLPNAMEGLKLGEIETQQEQVEQQGQAEQAGGTVHEQLGEEEYDDYVMICPAKIWTRPDIEQFKTEVSAGDGDGVITIGHGDTVTVRVPTNMNGKCIFWEFATDSYDIGFGIYFEWAKPVTNEVTVHVSDSDEDEDCVDEDYLSTTEDLESGSLSQERGAVSNPTAPPKAPISIIVPIYRRECYNEVYVGSHSYPGEGVYLLKFDNSYSIWRSKTLYYRVYYER; translated from the exons ATGGCGAGCGGGACAAGCGGGACGagcggcggcagcggcagcagcagcggagCGGCACAGATGGCGGACACGACGGCGGCACCGTCGGCGGAGAAGTGGGGCTTTCCCCTCACCGAGCTCTATCGCCTGGCATTCACGTTCTACAAGA GGAACTCCGGCAAGGCCATCCACCTGTCGTACGAGGACAACCTAAAGCTGATCGCCTTCAAGCAGCAGGCGGCCCTGGGTCCCTTCAACACAAGTCGGGCCCCCGCGCTGGGCGTCCTCGATGTGATCGGACGCGACCGCCAGCAGCACTGGCAGCTCCTCGGGGAGATCACCCGGGAGCAGGCGATGGAGGGGTTCGTCGACCTGCTGGACACCATGTGCAGCGCCTTTCGGCCGTACATCGAGGCCGTGCGGCAGGACCGCGACGAGACGCTGCGCAAGGAGCTGCGCCTCATGGAGCTGGAGAAGGAGGCGCGCGAACGACAGGAGAACGCCCAGCAGGAACTGCTCGAGGAGGGCTACAAGGAGGAGCTGCAGCGCCGCCAGCTGCAGGACGCCCTCAACAAGCAGACGTACCAGCAGTTTAAG CTGTACGCCGAGAAGCAGTTCCCAGGCAATCCCGAGCAACAGGCAGTGCTTATTCACCAGCTGCAGCGGGAGCATTACCACCAGTACATGCAGCAGCTCCATCTGCAGAACCAGAATCAGCTTCAGATGCAGAACGCAGAGGAAAAGGGCCAGCAGGAGGACAATGCCCCtggcaataacaacaatagCAGCACAGACTTGCCAAACGCCATGGAGGGCCTAAAGCTCGGTGAGATCGAGACTCAGCAGGAGCAGGTGGAGCAGCAAGGTCAAGCCGAGCAGGCTGGGGGCACCGTGCATGAACAGCTTGGCGAGGAAGAGTACGACGACTATGTTATGATCTGCCCGGCAAAGATCTGGACACGTCCCGACATCGAACAGTTCAAGACTGAAGTGTCTGCCGGCGATGGCGACGGCGTCATCACCATCGGACACGGCGACACGGTGACG GTCCGTGTGCCCACCAACATGAACGGCAAGTGCATCTTCTGGGAGTTCGCCACGGACAGCTACGACATCGGTTTTGGGATCTACTTCGAGTGGGCCAAGCCGGTGACCAACGAGGTGACCGTACATGTGAGCGACTCCGACGAGGATGAGGACTGCGTGGACGAGGACTACCTATCCACCACCGAGGACCTGGAGTCGGGCTCGCTGTCGCAGGAGCGCGGTGCGGTTAGCAACCCAACTGCCCCGCCCAAAGCACCCATTTCCATTATCGTGCCCATCTACCGGCGGGAGTGCTACAATGAGGTGTACGTGGGTTCCCACTCCTATCCCGGCGAGGGCGTCTACTTGCTGAAGTTTGACAACAGCTACAGCATCTGGCGCTCCAAGACACTGTACTATCGCGTCTACTATGAGCGCTAA
- the LOC119556271 gene encoding probable tRNA N6-adenosine threonylcarbamoyltransferase, mitochondrial encodes MHALRCLAGNGIPVGKAFGEGIRRRLSYVLGIETSCDDTGIAIVDTAGRVRANVLESQQEFHTRYGGIIPPRAQDLHRARIESAFERCLAEAQLEPEELAAIAVTTRPGLPLSLLVGLRFARHLARRLQKPLLPVHHMEAHALQARMEHPEQIPFPFLCLLASGGHCQLVVVHGPGRLTLLGQTLDDAPGEAFDKIGRRLRLHILPEYRLWNGGRAIEHAAQLASDPQAYDFPLPLAQQRNCNFSFAGIKNNSFRAIRRRERLERTPPDGVISNYGDFCAGLLRAVSRHLMHRTQRAIEYCLQPQVQELFGDSPPTLVMSGGVANNDAIYANIAHLAAQYGWRSFRPSKRYCSDNGVMIAWHGVEQLLQDKEGSLRFDYDQIDIQGSAGFAESQEEAVTAAALKCKWIQPLC; translated from the exons ATGCATGCACTCAGGTGTTTAGCCGGCAATGGAATTCCAGTGGGAAAAGCTTTCGGAGAAGGGATCAGACGCCGCCTCAGCTATGTCCTGGGCATTGAGACCTCCTGCGACGACACGGGCATCGCCATTGTGGACACCGCCGGCCGGGTGAGGGCGAATGTGCTGGAGTCCCAGCAGGAGTTCCACACGCG ATACGGCGGCATCATTCCACCCAGGGCCCAGGACCTGCATCGCGCCCGCATCGAGTCCGCGTTTGAGCGCTGCCTGGCGGAGGCTCAGCTGGAGCCGGAGGAGCTGGCGGCCATTGCGGTGACCACGCGTCCCGGACTGCCACTGAGCCTGCTGGTGGGCCTGCGCTTCGCCCGGCATCTGGCCCGTCGCCTGCAGAAGCCCCTGCTGCCCGTCCACCACATGGAGGCGCATGCCTTGCAGGCCCGCATGGAGCATCCGGAGCAGATCCCCTTCCCGTTTCTCTGCCTGCTGGCCAGCGGCGGTCACTGCCAGCTGGTGGTGGTCCATGGACCGGGTCGCCTCACCCTCCTTGGCCAAACGCTGGACGATGCGCCCGGCGAGGCCTTCGACAAGATCGGACGCCGACTGCGCCTGCACATCCTGCCCGAGTATCGTCTGTGGAACGGCGGCAGAGCCATCGAGCACGCCGCCCAGCTGGCCAGTGATCCGCAGGCCTACGACTTTCCGCTGCCACTTGCCCAGCAGCGCAACTGTAACTTCAGCTTTGCCGGCATCAAGAACAACTCCTTCCGCGCCATCCGGAGGCGCGAGCGCTTAGAGCGAACGCCACCGGACGGAGTCATCAGCAACTACGGCGACTTCTGCGCCGGTCTGCTGCGCGCCGTCAGCCGGCACCTGATGCACCGCACCCAGCGGGCCATCGAGTACTGCCTTCAGCCGCAGGTGCAGGAGCTCTTTGGCGACTCCCCGCCCACACTGGTCATGTCCGGCGGGGTGGCCAATAACGATGCCATCTACGCTAATATCGCACACCTGGCCGCCCAGTATGGATGGAGGAGCTTCCGGCCGTCCAAACGCTACTGCTCCGACAACGGAGTGATGATCGCCTGGCATGGGGTGGAGCAGCTCCTGCAGGACAAAGAGGGCAGCCTGCGCTTCGACTACGACCAGATCGACATCCAGGGAAGCGCGGGATTTGCGGAATCACAAGAGGAGGCTGTCACCGCGGCGGCCCTTAAGTGCAAATGGATCCAGCCACTGTGCTGA
- the LOC119556272 gene encoding cdc42 homolog — MQTIKCVVVGDGAVGKTCLLISYTTNKFPSEYVPTVFDNYAVTVMIGGEPYTLGLFDTAGQEDYDRLRPLSYPQTDVFLVCFSVVSPSSFENVKEKWVPEITHHCQKTPFLLVGTQIDLRDETSTLEKLAKNKQKPITMEQGEKLAKELKAVKYVECSALTQKGLKNVFDEAILAALEPPEPTKKRKCKFL; from the exons ATGCAAACCATCAAGTGCGTGGTCGTCGGCGACGGAGCCGTGGGCAAGACCTGCCTGCTCATCTCGTACACAACCAACAAGTTCCCCTCGGAATATGTGCCCACGGTCTTTGACAACTATGCGGTCACGGTGATGATCGGCGGCGAGCCCTACACACTGGGCCTGTTCGATACGGCCGGCCAGGAGGATTACGATCGACTGCGTCCGCTCTCCTATCCGCAGACGGATGTCTTCCTTGTCTGCTTCTCGGTGGTCAGTCCCAGTTCCTTTGAGAATGTCAAGGAGAAG TGGGTGCCCGAGATCACACACCATTGCCAAAAGACACCGTTCCTGCTGGTGGGCACACAGATCGATTTGCGCGACGAGACCAGCACTCTGGAGAAGCTGGCCAAGAACAAGCAGAAGCCCATCACCATGGAGCAGGGCGAGAAGCTGGCCAAGGAGCTGAAGGCCGTCAAGTATGTGGAGTGCTCGGCCTTGACACAGAAGGGCCTGAAAAATGTATTCGACGAGGCCATACTGGCCGCCCTGGAGCCGCCAGAGCCGACAAAGAAAAGGAAGTGCAAATTCTTATAA
- the LOC119557449 gene encoding WW domain-containing adapter protein with coiled-coil homolog, with amino-acid sequence MAGFLKTRKRSREDDLPCESTPLSKRINNLHLNYDDGNSSSSSSCSIPPLPGGGGGGAAAGAPGGGPGGPGGPDAAGYEYNPELGADQNPFYYEKNKMLYDLHVERIKRSSQ; translated from the exons ATGGCTGGATTTTTGAAGACACG GAAGCGCAGCCGGGAGGACGATCTGCCCTGCGAATCGACGCCCCTCTCGAAGCGCATCAACAACCTGCACCTGAACTACGACGACGGGaatagcagcagcagcagcagctgcagtaTTCCGCCCCTgccaggaggaggaggaggaggagcagcagctggTGCCCCTGGAGGTGGCCCAGGTGGCCCTGGTGGCCCCGATGCAGCCGGTTACGAGTACAATCCCGAACTGGGTGCCGACCAGAATCCATTTTACTACGAAAAGAACAAGATGCTCTACGACCTGCACGTCGAGCGGATCAAACGGAGCAGCCAGTAG
- the LOC119557448 gene encoding myosin-11-like: MSHYMPRRTSEFRGNALEERGPAEKRQTRATKRSAASHTPSSSQVVPPRRPSASRLPQPLNLERDRLMSVTPKHGPRPLSTATRGSQNLERDGPTQMTVTPKHGHRPAPFTAERPVAPHSDKKWVAERAQQILGYLQDINESMATTLPISDLFNRPGGLRHMTIKQFVAILNFLFHHIWRNKVTVGQNHVEDITSAMQKLQYPYQVNKSWLVSPTTSHSFGHVIVLLDFLMDFVPSSDETGIEFPFMETTEQPSSYLNSVHCETMATMTTTTTQMQAVQLDAEVNALLFAEASKCIVLWDQELSEEEAKLQAETRDQLIGKKCDLPDRQALDQVIDDLRVKLQHLDDKLQHPSDGTKPEKLEHLTKEQNLLAQQLADSQEELKQQLILCDKLAAQAEEKQANLRQQMKYEHRLEQAVNNQKYTAQQLNTLQMESNDVENYSKAYERQVKEVSDLELHQQVVLSRAKQKLLDCVESFNSRARHLSLDPAISGLMKGGRDQQFDLTLPFNPEREDISKRIQCLDLLGNLLQQQGQQNVERRQMLDQQVDKIKCDSLKLDTEVANLESRLQAQKHRLDKMEAGYRTKRDMMVQHKQQLAEDQCDQIARLGELEKRQKEAEEKIQAIVQKNEDLLAGAESFQEEDHKTRNAHLDDCELKLAEAEKELQALNSKLTVSQAQLEEAEQKMYSNPLPSFEPVLEAFKKR; the protein is encoded by the exons ATGTCGCACTACATGCCACGTCGCACCAGCGAGTTCCGCGGCAATGCGCTGGAGGAGCGAGGCCCTGCCGAGAAGCGACAAACCAG GGCCACAAAGCGCAGCGCAGCCTCACACACTCCCTCCTCCAGCCAGGTGGTTCCTCCCAGAAG ACCCTCTGCATCGCGTCTGCCGCAGCCGCTGAACCTGGAGCGTGATCGCTTAATGAGTGTGACGCCCAAGCATGGCCCACGACCTTTGTCCACCGCCACGCGTGGGTCGCAGAACCTGGAGCGCGATGGGCCCACCcaaatgacagtgacacccAAGCATGGCCACCGACCGGCGCCCTTCACCGCTGAACGCCCCGTTGCCCCGCACTCGGACAAGAAATGGGTGGCGGAGCGGGCTCAGCAGATACTCGGCTATCTGCAGGACATCAATGAAAGCATGGCCACCACTTTGCCCATCTCAGATTTGTTTAATCGCCCCGGCGGACTGCGGCACATGACCATCAAACAGTTCGTTGCCATACTCAACTTCCTGTTCCATCACATCTGGCGGAACAAGGTGACCGTGGGTCAGAACCACGTCGAGGATATCACAAGTGCCATGCAAAAGCTGCAGTATCCCTATCAG GTGAACAAATCCTGGCTGGTTTCGCCAACCACATCGCATTCCTTTGGCCATGTCATCGTGCTGCTGGACTTTCTCATGGACTTTGTGCCCTCCTCGGATGAGACGGGTATAGAATTTCCCTTCATGGAGACCACCGAGCAGCCCAGTTCGTATTTGAACAGCGTGCATTGCGAAACAATGGCCACCAtgaccaccaccaccacccagaTGCAGGCCGTACAGCTGGACGCGGAGGTCAACGCTCTGCTCTTCGCCGAGGCCAGCAAATGCATTGTCCTGTGGGATCAGGAGCTCAGCGAGGAGGAGGCCAAGCTGCAGGCGGAGACCAGAGATCAGTTGATAGGCAAAAAGTGTGATTTGCCCGATCGACAGGCGCTGGACCAAGTGATCGACGATCTGAGGGTGAAGTTGCAGCATTTGGACGATAAGCTGCAGCATCCCAGCGATGGCACTAAGCCGGAGAAACTCGAGCATCTCACCAAGGAGCAGAATCTGCTCGCCCAACAGTTGGCCGACAGCCAAGAAGAGCTGAAGCAGCAGCTGATCCTCTGCGATAAGCTAGCCGCTCAGGCCGAGGAAAAGCAGGCTAATCTCCGTCAACAAATGAAGTACGAGCATCGCCTGGAGCAGGCGGTCAACAACCAAAAGTACACGGCTCAGCAACTGAATACCCTCCAAATGGAGAGCAACGATGTGGAGAACTACTCGAAGGCCTATGAGCGCCAGGTGAAGGAGGTGTCCGACCTGGAGCTCCACCAGCAGGTTGTGCTATCGCGGGCCAAGCAAAAGCTGTTGGACTGCGTTGAGAGCTTCAACTCGCGTGCCCGCCACCTGAGCTTGGACCCGGCAATAAGCGGCCTAATGAAGGGCGGCCGTGATCAGCAGTTTGACCTTACGCTGCCGTTTAATCCCGAgcgggaggacatctccaaaCGGATTCAGTGCCTGGACCTGCTGGGCAATCTTCTCCAGCAGCAGGGTCAACAGAATGTCGAGCGGCGTCAGATGCTGGATCAGCAGGTGGACAAGATAAAATGCGACTCCCTGAAATTGGACACAGAAGTTGCCAACTTGGAGTCCCGCCTACAGGCACAAAAGCATCGCCTGGACAAAATGGAGGCGGGCTATCGCACCAAGCGCGACATGATGGTACAGCACAAGCAGCAGTTGGCCGAGGATCAGTGTGATCAGATCGCCCGTCTGGGTGAACTGGAGAAGCGGCAGAAGGAGGCGGAGGAGAAGATCCAGGCGATCGTGCAGAAAAACGAAGATCTACTGGCCGGCGCCGAGTCGTTTCAGGAGGAGGACCACAAGACACGCAATGCCCATCTCGACGATTGCGAGCTGAAGCTGGCCGAAGCCGAGAAGGAGCTGCAGGCCCTGAACTCCAAGCTCACCGTGAGCCAGGCCCAACTGGAGGAGGCCGAGCAGAAGATGTACTCcaatccgctgccctcctttGAGCCCGTCTTGGAGGCCTTTAAGAAGCGCTGA
- the LOC119556839 gene encoding selenoprotein BthD isoform X1 has protein sequence MPPKRTKKAVEPTAREDVAEELDANKPVLYVEHCRSURVFRRRAEDLHAGLRERGLHQLQLRLNASGAPRRGAFELDLRPGLGKQELVPLWSGLKRGPPRALKFPTVEEVYDRIRGILGVEQESKEQESEDNRPSGSQKKPETKKEQPTESQEEQKCKEPSEDLSKESKDPLEDPSKESKPPQESPQTKRQPKVQKKPTKTAKSQPEIDEDQPQSSQKRKRTTRSSTDESSSAPKRRK, from the exons ATGCCACCGAAACGGACCAAAAAAGCAGtg GAGCCAACCGCTCGGGAGGATGTGGCCGAAGAGCTGGATGCCAACAAACCAGTGCTCTACGTGGAGCACTGCCGATCATGACGAGTCTTTCGTCGCCGGGCGGAGGATCTGCACGCCGGCCTGCGGGAACGTGGTCTCCACCAACTTCAGCTCCGGCTGAATGCGTCCGGAGCACCAAGGCGCGGCGCCTTCGAGTTGGATTTGCGCCCGGGTTTGGGGAAACAGGAACTGGTGCCACTTTGGTCGGGTCTAAAGCGGGGGCCACCACGTGCTCTTAAGTTTCCCACTGTGGAGGAGGTGTACGATCGGATCAGGGGGATTCTGGGTGTCGAGCAAGAGTCAAAGGAGCAGGAGTCAGAGGATAACAGGCCTTCTGGATCCCAAAAGAAGCCAGAGACCAAGAAGGAGCAGCCAACTGAATCCCAGGAAGAGCAGAAATGCAAGGAACCATCGGAGGATCTATCAAAGGAATCCAAAGATCCATTGGAGGATCCTTCAAAGGAATCCAAACCACCCCAGGAGTCACCCCAAACGAAGAGACAGCCGAAAGTCCAGAAGAAGCCCACAAAGACGGCCAAATCCCAGCCAGAAATCGATGAAGACCAGCCCCAAAGCAGTCAGAAACGCAAGCGAACCACCAGATCCTCCACAGATGAATCTTCAAGCGCTCCCAAGCGCCGAAAGTAG
- the LOC119556839 gene encoding selenoprotein BthD isoform X2: MPPKRTKKAEPTAREDVAEELDANKPVLYVEHCRSURVFRRRAEDLHAGLRERGLHQLQLRLNASGAPRRGAFELDLRPGLGKQELVPLWSGLKRGPPRALKFPTVEEVYDRIRGILGVEQESKEQESEDNRPSGSQKKPETKKEQPTESQEEQKCKEPSEDLSKESKDPLEDPSKESKPPQESPQTKRQPKVQKKPTKTAKSQPEIDEDQPQSSQKRKRTTRSSTDESSSAPKRRK; encoded by the exons ATGCCACCGAAACGGACCAAAAAAGCA GAGCCAACCGCTCGGGAGGATGTGGCCGAAGAGCTGGATGCCAACAAACCAGTGCTCTACGTGGAGCACTGCCGATCATGACGAGTCTTTCGTCGCCGGGCGGAGGATCTGCACGCCGGCCTGCGGGAACGTGGTCTCCACCAACTTCAGCTCCGGCTGAATGCGTCCGGAGCACCAAGGCGCGGCGCCTTCGAGTTGGATTTGCGCCCGGGTTTGGGGAAACAGGAACTGGTGCCACTTTGGTCGGGTCTAAAGCGGGGGCCACCACGTGCTCTTAAGTTTCCCACTGTGGAGGAGGTGTACGATCGGATCAGGGGGATTCTGGGTGTCGAGCAAGAGTCAAAGGAGCAGGAGTCAGAGGATAACAGGCCTTCTGGATCCCAAAAGAAGCCAGAGACCAAGAAGGAGCAGCCAACTGAATCCCAGGAAGAGCAGAAATGCAAGGAACCATCGGAGGATCTATCAAAGGAATCCAAAGATCCATTGGAGGATCCTTCAAAGGAATCCAAACCACCCCAGGAGTCACCCCAAACGAAGAGACAGCCGAAAGTCCAGAAGAAGCCCACAAAGACGGCCAAATCCCAGCCAGAAATCGATGAAGACCAGCCCCAAAGCAGTCAGAAACGCAAGCGAACCACCAGATCCTCCACAGATGAATCTTCAAGCGCTCCCAAGCGCCGAAAGTAG
- the LOC119556837 gene encoding uncharacterized transmembrane protein DDB_G0289901, whose product MSSAVNIQIVSMPNLAKIESFLKDVSYRETIEYSANFNTRLCIERRLRLPFLDPQTGVAQNHSQLFLDKRQRMPGFRQGQIYTYPAARWRKSRRQYLSKMYSRFPERPFQALRKEHEALVASGVNMGLSSLPSGVGPLPGSNSLASSSSLTLNMLTGGGATPAVLGSLHSDTAHDFNGAFSMEESSSLGAAGGDTSDSKDSQQQQHQQQQHQHQQQAVKEDQLPKEWFYDDIDMNDVDSLEEPKSPADDEYDYDPRYGNKKRRKRRPGKRGGDSAGGGGGGGTGGGGNSGGSSSSRRRSAAVRSRITTTDAALDASLEAIESGESVPGSNGGPVAGVGILSGSLGAGLAGVSAAGGVGGGGGGGGSGASANSRRSRGTGGTRGRRRTKGPGGAVGAACDPSSPGMVIEPPSFESAAAAVGVVEDANAHLRNYRKYL is encoded by the exons ATGTCCTCCGCCGTGAACATACAGATCGTCTCCATGCCGAATCTGGCCAAGATCGAGAGCTTCCTGAAGGATGTCAGCTACCGGGAGACGATCGAGTACAGTGCCAATTTCAACACGCGCCTGTGCATCGAGCGTCGCCTCCGGCTGCCCTTCCTCGATCCGCAGACGGGCGTCGCCCAGAACCACTCGCAGCTGTTCCTGGACAAGCGCCAGCGGATGCCCGGCTTCCGGCAGGGCCAGATCTACACGTATCCGGCGGCCCGCTGGCGGAAGAGCCGCCGCCAATACTTGAGCAAGATGTACAG TCGCTTTCCGGAGCGTCCCTTCCAGGCGCTACGCAAGGAGCACGAGGCTCTGGTGGCCAGCGGTGTGAACATGGGTCTGAGCAGCCTGCCCAGCGGCGTGGGACCCCTGCCCGGCAGCAATAGCTTGGCCAGCAGCTCCTCCCTGACGCTCAACATGCTCACTGGCGGCGGAGCAACGCCTGCGGTTCTGGGTTCCCTGCACAGCGACACTGCCCACGATTTCAATGGGGCCTTCAGCATGGAGGAGTCCAGCTCACTGGGTGCCGCCGGCGGTGATACATCCGACAGCAAGGAcagccaacagcagcagcatcagcaacaacagcatcagcaccagcagcaggcCGTCAAGGAGGATCAGCTGCCCAAGGAGTGGTTCTACGATGACATAGACATGAACGATGTGGACTCGCTGGAGGAGCCCAAGTCGCCGGCGGACGATGAGTACGATTACGATCCGCGCTACGGGAACAAGAAGCGGCGCAAGCGACGGCCAGGAAAGCGAGGTGGCGACTCCGCTGGCGGTGGCGGTGGAGGCGGCACCGGTGGTGGTGGCAACTCCGGCGGCAGCTCCAGCTCAAGGAGACGCAGTGCAGCGGTCAGATCGCGTATCACCACAACGGATGCGGCGCTGGACGCCTCGCTGGAGGCCATCGAGTCCGGTGAGAGTGTGCCGGGCAGCAATGGCGGCCCAGTCGCCGGCGTTGGCATCCTAAGCGGCAGTCTGGGAGCCGGTTTGGCAGGTGTGTCCGCGGCCGGTGGCGTTGGAGGCGGAGGTGGTGGAGGAGGATCAGGAGCCTCGGCCAACAGCCGACGATCCCGGGGAACGGGGGGAACACGCGGCCGGCGACGAACCAAGGGACCAGGCGGCGCCGTTGGAGCTGCCTGCGATCCGTCGAGTCCCGGCATGGTCATCGAGCCGCCATCCTTCGAGAGTGCCGCTGCCGCGGTGGGCGTGGTCGAGGACGCGAACGCCCATCTGCGCAACTATCGGAAGTATCTGTAA